In the genome of Acidobacteriota bacterium, one region contains:
- a CDS encoding isochorismatase family protein has protein sequence MIFFDIDTQHDFIDAAGALAVPDAEVIKPQLERLLRAAGAHHLTTISSRCAHAPGDAEFAIFPPHCLEGTPGAERVYAALPQLPRTEIAVDAWPDSSAALAASRHYVVKKNVFDLFANAWLNALRARGVFAKQDCVVFGVATDYCVRAAALGLAQAGARVWLVEDAVRGVASETTAQTMAEMRAAGVGMTTTDEVLQRLAAAI, from the coding sequence ATGATCTTTTTTGACATAGACACGCAGCACGATTTTATTGACGCCGCTGGCGCGCTGGCCGTGCCGGATGCCGAGGTCATCAAACCGCAACTCGAACGGTTATTGCGCGCGGCGGGTGCACACCATCTCACGACGATCTCTTCGCGTTGCGCCCACGCGCCGGGCGATGCAGAGTTTGCGATTTTTCCGCCGCACTGTTTGGAAGGGACGCCAGGTGCCGAACGCGTTTATGCCGCCCTGCCGCAACTGCCGCGTACTGAGATTGCGGTTGACGCCTGGCCCGACAGTTCAGCCGCGCTCGCCGCGAGTCGCCATTACGTAGTGAAGAAAAACGTCTTTGACCTTTTTGCGAATGCCTGGCTCAACGCATTGCGCGCGCGGGGCGTCTTTGCCAAGCAGGATTGCGTGGTGTTCGGCGTGGCGACCGATTATTGCGTGCGGGCGGCGGCCTTGGGGCTGGCGCAAGCGGGCGCGCGCGTTTGGCTGGTTGAGGACGCAGTGCGCGGCGTGGCGTCCGAGACGACAGCGCAGACGATGGCTGAAATGCGCGCCGCCGGGGTTGGCATGACGACTACAGATGAAGTCTTGCAACGGCTCGCTGCTGCAATTTGA
- a CDS encoding macro domain-containing protein, protein MQIEIRQGDITEQPDVEAIVNAANTWLSLGSGVAGEIRRKGGHIIDREGKSQAPIKLGEAAVTTAGAMPYKCVIHAAAMGYTKEDAKVPKKPGTGTSAAIIRDATLNSLRRAEERKLKSLAFPALGTGVAGFPMDECAEVMLGAVREYVAAHANSSVELVVFVLFTEDDFDTFSRVNERP, encoded by the coding sequence ATGCAAATTGAAATACGACAGGGCGACATTACTGAACAACCGGATGTGGAGGCCATCGTCAACGCGGCGAATACCTGGCTCTCGCTCGGTTCCGGCGTGGCAGGCGAGATTCGGCGCAAAGGCGGTCACATCATTGACCGCGAAGGAAAGTCGCAAGCGCCTATCAAGCTTGGTGAAGCGGCGGTGACGACGGCGGGCGCCATGCCCTACAAATGCGTGATTCACGCGGCGGCGATGGGCTATACCAAAGAAGACGCCAAGGTGCCCAAGAAACCCGGCACGGGCACGAGCGCCGCCATCATCCGCGACGCGACGCTGAATAGTTTGCGCCGCGCCGAAGAGCGCAAGCTGAAATCGCTCGCCTTTCCGGCCTTGGGCACCGGCGTGGCGGGTTTCCCGATGGACGAATGCGCGGAGGTCATGCTCGGCGCCGTGCGCGAATACGTGGCCGCCCACGCGAACAGTTCAGTTGAATTGGTCGTCTTCGTGTTATTCACCGAAGACGATTTTGACACCTTTAGCCGGGTCAATGAACGGCCATGA
- a CDS encoding nicotinate phosphoribosyltransferase, translating to MHIDSAIQPKEPRYSGLATDLYQLTMAAAYHAHGRSERASFELFARRLPPERSYLVVAGLAQALEYLRALSFSAEEIAYLQSLPVFAHVAPSFWAYLRGFRFSGDVWAMPEGTVAFANEPLLRVTAPLIEAQLAETFLLATLNFQTLIATKAARMVEAAQGRGIIEFGARRCHSFGAAIYAARAAFIGGCVGTSNVEAGQLFDLPVYGTSAHSFVMSFERESDAFRAYHEVFPDSTTLLLDTYDTVHAARLATEFGTRLRGVRLDSGDLAAQCKQVRAILDAAGMQQTKIMASGDLDEFKIVALLAAGAPFDSFGVGTELSTSRDAPALGGVYKLVELEKNGRHEPKMKLSQEKATYPYCKQVWRTLARDGSFLGDVIAANDEAPVSDWPLLKPVMRAGQLLVPLPELAETQRYAQQQLAALPARFKVLSEPAQYQVRYSPALEQRRLNLLKTLERK from the coding sequence ATGCACATTGATTCAGCAATCCAACCAAAAGAACCGCGCTACTCAGGGCTGGCGACCGATCTCTATCAATTGACGATGGCGGCGGCCTATCACGCGCACGGGCGCAGCGAACGGGCGAGCTTTGAGCTTTTCGCGCGCCGTTTGCCGCCGGAGCGTTCTTATCTGGTCGTGGCGGGGTTGGCGCAGGCGTTGGAATACTTGCGCGCTTTGAGTTTTTCGGCGGAAGAGATTGCGTATTTGCAAAGCCTGCCCGTCTTTGCGCACGTCGCGCCGAGCTTTTGGGCTTACCTGCGCGGCTTTCGTTTCAGCGGCGACGTTTGGGCGATGCCAGAGGGCACGGTGGCCTTTGCCAACGAGCCGCTCTTGCGCGTGACCGCGCCCTTGATCGAAGCGCAGTTGGCCGAAACCTTCCTGCTGGCGACGCTCAATTTTCAAACGCTGATTGCGACCAAGGCCGCGCGTATGGTCGAAGCGGCACAGGGGCGCGGCATCATCGAATTTGGCGCGCGGCGTTGTCACAGTTTTGGCGCGGCGATTTATGCGGCACGCGCGGCTTTTATCGGCGGTTGCGTCGGCACGTCGAATGTCGAAGCCGGGCAGCTGTTCGACTTGCCGGTCTATGGCACCTCGGCGCATTCGTTCGTGATGTCGTTCGAGCGCGAGTCGGACGCCTTCCGCGCCTATCACGAAGTTTTTCCTGACAGCACGACGTTATTGCTTGATACTTACGACACCGTGCACGCGGCGCGCTTGGCGACTGAATTTGGCACACGGTTGCGCGGCGTGCGGTTGGATAGCGGCGATTTGGCGGCGCAGTGCAAACAGGTGCGCGCAATTTTAGATGCCGCCGGGATGCAACAAACAAAGATTATGGCGAGCGGCGATTTGGATGAGTTCAAGATTGTGGCCTTGCTGGCGGCGGGCGCGCCGTTCGATTCATTCGGCGTCGGCACTGAGCTTTCGACTTCGCGCGATGCGCCCGCGCTGGGCGGGGTTTATAAACTGGTCGAACTCGAAAAGAACGGCCGGCACGAACCCAAAATGAAACTCAGCCAGGAGAAGGCGACCTATCCCTATTGCAAACAGGTCTGGCGCACACTGGCGCGTGACGGCAGTTTCCTGGGCGATGTGATTGCGGCTAATGACGAAGCGCCGGTTTCAGATTGGCCGTTGTTAAAGCCGGTCATGCGTGCTGGCCAGTTGCTCGTACCGCTGCCGGAACTGGCTGAAACACAGCGGTATGCTCAACAACAACTCGCCGCCTTGCCCGCACGGTTCAAAGTATTGAGCGAACCGGCGCAATATCAGGTACGATATAGCCCAGCACTCGAACAGCGACGGCTAAACTTGCTCAAAACACTTGAGCGGAAATGA
- a CDS encoding HEPN domain-containing protein, translating to MKPSTLEWIEKAEDDWEAARRVYRARTRPLYDVACFHCQQCVEKYLKARLNEDSISFSKTHDLVKLLGLILPVEPAWAALQPQVLYLADFAVRYRYPGVSATKAKAKDALRDCRKLRRAVRTAWGLPT from the coding sequence ATGAAACCCAGCACGCTTGAATGGATTGAAAAGGCTGAAGACGATTGGGAGGCCGCGCGGCGGGTTTACCGCGCGCGCACGCGGCCGCTCTACGACGTGGCCTGTTTTCATTGCCAGCAGTGCGTGGAAAAGTATTTGAAGGCGCGGTTGAATGAAGACAGCATCAGCTTCAGCAAGACGCACGATCTGGTCAAACTGTTGGGTCTGATTCTGCCGGTTGAACCAGCCTGGGCGGCCTTGCAACCACAGGTGCTCTATCTCGCCGATTTCGCCGTGCGCTACCGTTACCCCGGCGTCTCCGCCACAAAAGCCAAAGCCAAAGACGCCCTCAGAGATTGCCGCAAATTACGGCGGGCGGTGCGAACCGCATGGGGATTGCCCACCTAA
- a CDS encoding nucleotidyltransferase domain-containing protein, which translates to MKPTVQTTLPRLPVKPRQPFTEAELPPAARELRRQLREWEASFQTRARRNAYIRRICQQIAAAYQPARIILFGSHAYGQPTPDSDVDLLIVLKDGPLPLPSPYQIRQTLKLYAPVDLHIRTAGEVEQRVREGDMFIREVVERGKVFYETQHA; encoded by the coding sequence ATGAAACCAACAGTTCAAACAACGTTACCACGCTTACCAGTCAAACCGCGCCAGCCTTTCACCGAAGCGGAATTGCCGCCTGCCGCCCGGGAATTGCGGCGGCAATTGCGCGAATGGGAAGCCAGCTTCCAGACGCGCGCGCGGCGCAACGCCTACATCCGCCGCATCTGCCAACAGATTGCCGCAGCCTATCAACCGGCGCGAATCATCTTGTTCGGCTCGCACGCTTACGGCCAGCCCACGCCGGACTCGGATGTGGATTTGCTGATTGTGCTAAAAGACGGGCCGTTGCCGTTGCCGTCGCCGTACCAGATACGCCAAACACTGAAACTTTATGCCCCGGTGGATTTGCACATCCGCACGGCGGGAGAGGTCGAGCAACGCGTGCGCGAAGGGGATATGTTCATCCGCGAGGTCGTCGAACGCGGCAAAGTTTTCTATGAAACCCAGCACGCTTGA
- a CDS encoding metalloregulator ArsR/SmtB family transcription factor, translated as MAALLKACADQTRLRLLHLLAREGEVCVCHLVDVLGANQPKVSRHLAYLKRAGLINDRKDGLWVHYRLTDALSEHARRVLDCLNTCCSEAEEMQRDLTKLRKVCAAQPIVKLTSRAARDKGPGTAAAA; from the coding sequence ATGGCCGCCTTATTGAAAGCCTGCGCCGATCAGACGCGCTTGCGGCTGTTGCATCTGCTGGCCCGCGAAGGCGAGGTTTGCGTCTGTCATTTGGTGGATGTGCTCGGCGCCAATCAGCCCAAGGTTTCGCGCCATCTCGCTTATCTGAAACGCGCTGGTCTGATCAACGACCGCAAAGACGGCCTCTGGGTGCATTACCGCTTGACTGACGCGCTGTCAGAACACGCGCGGCGCGTTTTGGATTGCCTGAACACCTGTTGCAGTGAAGCGGAAGAGATGCAGCGCGATCTCACCAAATTGCGCAAGGTTTGCGCTGCCCAACCCATCGTAAAATTGACCAGCCGCGCGGCACGTGACAAAGGGCCAGGCACGGCCGCTGCCGCATAA
- a CDS encoding VOC family protein has product MKPKLHVALNVNNLAESLAFYKAFWGAEPVKVRTGYAKFDLDEPGVNLTLNERPVKEAGGLNHLGIQVGSTDDVLATKLRWKAAGLLTEDEMQTNCCYAIQDKVWATDPNGYRWEVFVVLKDQLPETATNTQATACCAPLAQPVQLSGLAQGAVQ; this is encoded by the coding sequence ATGAAACCGAAACTGCATGTGGCCTTGAACGTCAACAATCTGGCGGAATCACTGGCTTTTTATAAAGCTTTTTGGGGCGCTGAACCGGTCAAGGTGCGCACGGGTTACGCCAAGTTTGATTTGGACGAGCCGGGCGTAAACCTGACGCTGAACGAGCGGCCCGTCAAAGAGGCAGGCGGCCTCAATCATCTTGGCATCCAAGTGGGCAGCACGGATGATGTGTTGGCGACTAAGCTGCGTTGGAAAGCCGCTGGCTTGTTGACCGAAGATGAAATGCAAACGAATTGTTGCTATGCGATTCAGGACAAGGTCTGGGCGACCGATCCGAACGGGTATCGCTGGGAAGTTTTCGTCGTGCTGAAAGATCAATTGCCCGAAACCGCGACGAACACTCAGGCCACGGCGTGTTGCGCGCCGCTGGCGCAGCCGGTGCAATTGAGCGGGCTTGCGCAAGGAGCGGTGCAATGA
- a CDS encoding GNAT family N-acetyltransferase: MSGVVTIRSAHDSDYAEVAALLHAVSLPVNGVQEHFGDFLVASADAGELVGCVGQERYGDVTLLRSLAVNPAHQGTGLGRELTLELLSAARAYGMREVVLLTNTAASFFQKHFGFAPVERARYDQTLGASVEWTLPRCASAICLMLPLV; this comes from the coding sequence ATGAGCGGTGTTGTAACCATTCGGTCAGCCCACGACTCGGATTACGCCGAAGTGGCAGCGCTGCTTCACGCGGTCAGCTTGCCGGTGAATGGAGTGCAAGAGCATTTCGGCGATTTCCTGGTAGCCAGCGCTGACGCGGGTGAGTTGGTGGGCTGCGTGGGTCAAGAGCGTTACGGCGACGTAACGCTCTTGCGTTCATTGGCGGTCAACCCGGCGCACCAGGGGACGGGATTGGGCCGCGAACTCACGTTGGAATTGCTCTCAGCGGCGCGGGCTTATGGCATGCGCGAAGTCGTTCTATTAACCAACACTGCCGCTTCATTTTTCCAAAAGCATTTCGGGTTTGCGCCGGTTGAACGTGCCCGCTATGACCAGACGCTCGGCGCTTCGGTGGAATGGACGCTGCCGCGTTGTGCGTCGGCCATCTGCCTGATGTTGCCGCTGGTTTGA
- a CDS encoding MFS transporter, producing MPKIIAKLYITLPDGTKQEAVLPGYPVIIGKAPGADILINDSGVSRQHANIRLQNGQYSISDLGSLNGVYVNSRKVPAEEACPLMDGDKVQLGRVKILFHLEEVPTGAVQSDVFSTHIDEPHSYATNIGQIPAPPRGGQPAGPKPPVPKPPALRVAASGELLPPSNMPTPEALTLTLDGRYELETKIGQDASGTLYRARRVMLGDKVAVRVLKPELVNDPVAAERFRRQAQVAARVRHPNSVQFYDFGYTSDGVVYIVEELLSGRTLRDVILKERGMSLSRVVSIVNQIAGAVHTAHLNGIVVRDLKPETIFVETAPNGKELIKVGGYNLAKVDQSISGGAKLTGPLGVFGTPQYMSPEQWLNKPLDSRADVYSLGVIIFELLAGAPPFDAPNPMELSQMHLTAPVPDLSDFGRPEIDEDVAAVITRALSKEPNRRQPTVLDLARELEAVSGNRAGVLGRAFNKMTGVLPIAPVIVQREAAQVPAGEAALPSVVAKAEDKGGSAFNTVVIALMIEACLSRISSGLIKTAVPLYALLVFGLNISSVMGLVLIQNIVPLLLRSVFGTLADKYGKKPVFMTSLTIRTIVGLLYSFANLPLLFVVSVVRGIADSAKGPSASAMIADATDEKHIAQAYSWYTTAKSTSGGIGEALAAFVLTVLIGFYVGTQTVTANFAVLDKVNKSGKQVEQVIKSQTEVVNGVLPGNEADPKPHKVLRVEQRTVPLSDIPIEDLPKVVENTPLRQALTVIFWLATFFSLCSLVLVAVFIKEKKKEKKEKKDKGKAQAPTGLLHAPQQQPNVYSFAFLGAALTAPAYMVTGEFFTVLAVKLEVTPGALGWIKVVSETMVPLLFGPFFGWLADRIGAGKVIALRSIANLATSVLFWMVPWFAGTALLGVMMGLARAIDEVGKAAFKPTWGAIAAKVSSFNLSSRSKTMGILEGGVDTSDLVFPVLAGVMLQYLSLGPLMLVRAVLALGAEVYGHLLMKKYKI from the coding sequence ATGCCAAAGATCATTGCGAAGCTCTACATTACGCTGCCCGATGGCACAAAACAGGAGGCCGTGTTGCCGGGTTATCCCGTCATCATTGGCAAGGCTCCCGGCGCCGACATCCTCATTAACGATAGCGGCGTGAGCCGTCAACACGCCAACATTCGGTTGCAGAACGGCCAGTATTCCATCAGCGATTTGGGCAGCCTGAACGGTGTGTATGTCAACAGCCGCAAAGTCCCGGCTGAGGAAGCCTGCCCGCTTATGGATGGCGATAAGGTGCAACTGGGCCGCGTCAAAATCCTCTTTCATCTCGAAGAAGTGCCCACCGGCGCGGTGCAAAGCGATGTGTTCTCAACGCACATTGACGAACCGCATTCCTACGCGACCAATATCGGGCAAATACCGGCGCCGCCGCGTGGCGGCCAGCCTGCTGGGCCAAAACCGCCAGTGCCAAAGCCGCCCGCCTTGCGCGTGGCCGCCAGTGGCGAATTGCTGCCGCCGTCAAACATGCCCACGCCCGAAGCGCTCACACTCACACTGGATGGCCGCTATGAACTGGAAACGAAGATCGGGCAGGATGCCAGCGGCACGCTGTATCGCGCGCGGCGTGTGATGTTGGGCGACAAAGTGGCTGTGCGCGTGCTGAAACCGGAGTTGGTCAATGACCCGGTCGCGGCGGAACGATTTCGCCGCCAGGCCCAGGTCGCCGCGCGCGTGCGCCATCCCAACTCGGTGCAGTTTTACGATTTCGGCTACACGTCAGACGGTGTGGTTTATATCGTCGAAGAATTGCTTTCGGGCCGCACGTTGCGCGACGTGATTTTGAAAGAGCGCGGCATGAGCCTGTCGCGCGTCGTGAGCATCGTCAATCAAATTGCGGGCGCGGTGCACACGGCGCACTTGAACGGCATCGTCGTGCGCGATCTCAAACCCGAAACGATCTTTGTCGAGACCGCCCCCAACGGCAAAGAACTGATCAAAGTCGGCGGTTACAACCTCGCCAAAGTGGATCAATCCATCAGCGGCGGCGCGAAACTGACCGGCCCCTTGGGCGTTTTCGGCACGCCGCAATATATGTCGCCCGAACAGTGGTTGAACAAACCGCTGGATTCGCGCGCGGATGTTTATTCGTTGGGCGTCATCATCTTTGAATTGCTGGCGGGCGCGCCGCCTTTCGATGCGCCCAATCCGATGGAACTGTCGCAGATGCATTTGACTGCGCCCGTGCCCGACCTCAGCGATTTTGGCCGCCCGGAAATTGATGAAGACGTCGCTGCCGTCATCACCCGCGCGCTATCAAAAGAACCGAACCGGCGGCAGCCGACGGTGCTGGATTTGGCGCGCGAACTCGAAGCCGTTTCCGGCAATCGCGCGGGCGTGCTGGGCCGGGCCTTTAACAAGATGACGGGCGTCTTGCCCATCGCGCCCGTCATTGTGCAACGTGAAGCCGCGCAGGTTCCGGCGGGCGAAGCCGCTTTGCCCTCGGTTGTCGCCAAGGCCGAAGACAAAGGCGGCAGCGCCTTCAACACGGTCGTCATTGCGTTGATGATCGAAGCTTGTCTTTCGCGCATTTCCAGCGGTCTGATCAAAACCGCTGTGCCGCTCTATGCGCTACTGGTCTTTGGCTTGAATATCTCTTCGGTGATGGGGCTGGTGCTGATCCAGAATATCGTGCCGCTCCTGCTGCGTTCGGTCTTCGGCACGCTGGCCGACAAATATGGCAAGAAGCCTGTGTTTATGACCTCGCTGACGATCCGCACGATTGTCGGCTTGCTCTATTCTTTCGCCAACCTGCCGCTGCTGTTCGTCGTCAGCGTCGTGCGCGGCATTGCCGATTCGGCCAAGGGCCCCTCGGCGTCCGCGATGATCGCCGACGCCACCGACGAGAAACACATCGCGCAAGCCTATTCCTGGTACACGACGGCGAAATCCACTTCGGGCGGCATCGGCGAAGCGCTCGCTGCCTTCGTGCTGACAGTGTTGATTGGGTTTTATGTCGGTACGCAAACCGTCACGGCCAACTTCGCGGTGCTCGACAAAGTTAATAAATCCGGCAAACAAGTCGAACAGGTCATCAAGTCGCAAACCGAAGTCGTCAACGGCGTATTGCCCGGCAACGAAGCCGATCCCAAGCCGCACAAGGTGCTGCGCGTCGAACAGCGCACCGTGCCGCTCAGCGACATCCCCATCGAAGATTTGCCGAAAGTCGTCGAGAATACGCCGTTGCGCCAGGCGCTGACCGTCATCTTCTGGCTGGCGACCTTCTTCTCGCTCTGCTCGCTGGTGCTGGTCGCCGTCTTCATCAAAGAGAAAAAGAAGGAAAAGAAAGAGAAGAAGGACAAGGGCAAAGCCCAAGCGCCGACTGGACTGCTGCACGCGCCGCAACAACAGCCCAACGTCTATTCGTTCGCCTTTTTGGGCGCGGCGTTGACGGCCCCAGCCTACATGGTCACCGGCGAATTTTTCACCGTGCTGGCCGTCAAGCTCGAAGTCACGCCCGGCGCGTTGGGCTGGATCAAAGTCGTTTCTGAAACGATGGTGCCGCTGCTCTTTGGCCCCTTCTTTGGCTGGCTGGCGGATCGCATCGGCGCGGGCAAAGTGATCGCATTGCGTTCTATCGCCAATCTAGCGACCTCGGTGTTGTTCTGGATGGTGCCCTGGTTTGCGGGGACGGCGCTGCTGGGTGTGATGATGGGCCTGGCGCGTGCGATTGACGAAGTCGGCAAGGCCGCCTTCAAACCGACCTGGGGCGCGATTGCCGCCAAGGTTTCCAGCTTCAATCTTTCCAGCCGCAGCAAGACGATGGGCATTTTGGAAGGCGGCGTGGACACCTCCGATCTGGTCTTCCCGGTACTCGCCGGGGTGATGCTGCAATACCTGTCGCTGGGGCCGTTGATGCTGGTGCGCGCGGTGCTGGCGCTGGGGGCGGAGGTTTACGGGCATTTGTTGATGAAGAAGTACAAGATTTAG
- a CDS encoding phytase: MLVQMAALVVAFISGTTLAQLNNLPTNAKPSGSKEGAKQSQDKKDKDENKDKEDKHKSESRSLSKSDSKKVDTDKARVAAPLAMGNELETIHAAVETEPVPHGGDAADDPAIWVHPADPSLSTIIGTDKMGGLAVYDLNGKQLQYVADGLMDNVDLRNGFKLGGQKVTLVTAGDRRDNSIAIYKVNPQTRQLENVAAGKVTHGVKVYGACMYQSRLSGKTFYFATSKSGEVEQFELTDNGQGKVDARSVRRFKVGGVVEGCVADDELGHFYVSEEPVGIWKYSAEPEGGTTRVAVGKVGDGHLHADVEGLTIAYGPNGTGYLIASSQGNYSYVVYKREGGNEFVKQFRIGDGAIDGVEETDGIDVTTANLGGQFSKGVFVVQDGFNDKGSKNQNFKLVPFDAIIK; this comes from the coding sequence ATGTTGGTGCAAATGGCGGCACTCGTAGTCGCATTCATTTCCGGCACGACACTCGCGCAATTGAACAACCTGCCGACCAACGCCAAGCCGTCCGGCAGCAAAGAGGGGGCGAAACAGAGTCAGGACAAAAAAGACAAAGACGAAAACAAAGACAAAGAAGACAAGCATAAATCTGAGAGTCGTTCGCTCAGTAAATCCGACAGCAAGAAAGTAGACACCGACAAGGCGCGTGTGGCTGCGCCGTTGGCAATGGGCAACGAGCTTGAAACCATCCACGCCGCCGTCGAGACCGAGCCTGTACCTCACGGGGGTGATGCCGCCGACGATCCCGCCATCTGGGTTCATCCCGCCGACCCCTCACTGAGCACCATCATTGGCACCGACAAAATGGGCGGCCTGGCGGTGTACGACCTGAACGGCAAACAATTGCAATATGTCGCCGATGGGTTGATGGATAACGTTGATTTACGCAACGGGTTCAAATTGGGCGGCCAGAAAGTCACCCTGGTGACGGCGGGCGACCGGCGCGACAATTCGATTGCCATTTACAAGGTCAACCCGCAAACGCGCCAACTCGAAAATGTGGCTGCGGGCAAGGTCACGCACGGCGTCAAGGTGTATGGCGCGTGTATGTACCAGAGCCGGCTGAGCGGCAAGACTTTTTATTTTGCGACCAGTAAATCCGGCGAGGTCGAACAATTTGAGTTGACCGACAACGGCCAGGGCAAGGTGGACGCCCGTTCGGTGCGCCGGTTCAAAGTTGGCGGCGTGGTCGAAGGGTGCGTGGCCGATGACGAACTCGGTCATTTTTACGTCAGCGAAGAGCCGGTCGGCATTTGGAAGTATAGCGCCGAACCCGAAGGCGGCACGACGCGCGTGGCGGTCGGCAAAGTCGGCGACGGCCACCTGCACGCTGATGTTGAAGGCTTGACGATTGCTTACGGCCCGAACGGCACGGGGTATTTGATTGCCTCCAGCCAAGGCAATTACTCCTATGTCGTCTACAAACGCGAGGGCGGCAACGAATTCGTCAAGCAGTTCCGCATCGGCGACGGCGCGATTGACGGCGTCGAAGAGACGGACGGCATTGATGTGACGACGGCCAATCTGGGCGGCCAATTTTCAAAAGGCGTGTTCGTCGTGCAAGATGGCTTCAACGACAAAGGCAGCAAGAATCAAAACTTCAAGTTGGTGCCTTTCGACGCAATTATTAAGTAG
- a CDS encoding GxxExxY protein, with product MEVKELLLRDEVYAIVGAAMEVHSALGNGFLEAVYHAALKLELANRQIPFEAEKSLPVFYKGQRLGVDYRADLVCYGQIIVELKALEKLTSREEAQILNYLNATGLRVGVLINFGSRGKLEWHRLVK from the coding sequence ATGGAAGTGAAGGAATTGCTTTTGCGCGATGAAGTCTATGCCATCGTAGGCGCCGCGATGGAGGTGCATAGCGCGTTGGGAAACGGCTTCTTGGAAGCGGTTTATCACGCGGCGTTAAAACTTGAACTGGCGAATCGCCAAATCCCCTTTGAAGCCGAGAAGTCCCTGCCGGTTTTTTATAAAGGGCAAAGACTTGGCGTTGATTACCGGGCTGACTTGGTTTGTTACGGCCAGATCATTGTCGAACTTAAGGCGCTGGAGAAGCTAACAAGCAGGGAAGAAGCCCAAATCCTGAACTATCTGAATGCTACTGGCCTGCGGGTTGGTGTGCTGATCAACTTTGGCAGTCGCGGCAAACTCGAGTGGCATAGACTCGTCAAATGA
- a CDS encoding MFS transporter gives MNQASGKVSPSLLVILAEGFLSRLAFGIISFALPLFAYRKMGLSLTATGFLFSVNLIVEQTFKPAMGWLADRIGLKPSFTIAIALRSVMALLLIFANAPWHLYVIKMLHGFSESLRDPSVSALIAEHADKKKMASAFGWYTTAKMSAGSLGKALGGWLLWWTLDSYSNVFLIAFAMSFLPLFVVARYLEEPPHYTPLTGKAADEAEPVAAKTGRSFLPVLILGSLITSTAMMMNNLFPVLATEYAHLTAAQAGWIYTFGPLVTIVGGPLFGWLADNVNHKLVLLVRGVSNICSSLLFIFVPTFAGLAAGSCIDALGKSAFRPAWGALMAQAASLDRKRRARVMSYFGLGEGIGETVGPMLGGFLWQHWGVAVMLGVRVGMAVVAEIYAVVVARGANAKSD, from the coding sequence ATGAATCAAGCGTCCGGTAAAGTTTCGCCCTCGCTGCTCGTCATCCTGGCCGAAGGTTTTTTATCGCGCCTAGCGTTCGGGATTATCAGCTTCGCGCTGCCGCTCTTTGCATACCGGAAGATGGGCCTGAGCCTGACGGCGACGGGCTTCCTGTTTTCAGTCAATCTGATCGTCGAGCAGACGTTCAAACCGGCGATGGGCTGGCTGGCCGACCGTATCGGGTTGAAGCCGTCGTTCACCATCGCGATTGCGTTGCGGTCGGTGATGGCATTGTTGCTGATCTTTGCCAACGCTCCGTGGCACTTGTATGTGATCAAGATGCTGCACGGGTTTTCGGAATCGTTGCGCGACCCGTCGGTCAGTGCGCTGATTGCCGAACACGCCGATAAAAAGAAGATGGCGTCGGCCTTTGGTTGGTACACGACGGCGAAGATGTCCGCCGGTTCGCTGGGCAAGGCACTGGGCGGTTGGTTGTTGTGGTGGACGCTGGATAGTTATTCAAACGTCTTCCTGATCGCCTTTGCGATGTCGTTTTTGCCGCTCTTCGTGGTGGCTCGTTATCTGGAAGAGCCGCCCCATTACACGCCGTTGACTGGCAAGGCGGCGGACGAGGCTGAACCGGTGGCCGCGAAAACCGGCAGATCATTCTTGCCCGTACTGATTTTGGGTTCTTTGATTACCAGCACCGCGATGATGATGAACAACCTGTTCCCGGTGCTGGCGACCGAATACGCGCACCTGACGGCGGCGCAGGCCGGGTGGATTTACACTTTCGGGCCATTGGTGACGATTGTGGGCGGGCCGCTGTTTGGCTGGCTGGCCGATAACGTAAATCACAAACTGGTGTTGCTGGTGCGCGGAGTTTCCAACATTTGTTCGTCGCTACTGTTTATCTTTGTGCCGACGTTTGCGGGACTGGCGGCGGGCAGTTGCATTGACGCGCTTGGCAAATCGGCGTTTCGTCCGGCCTGGGGCGCATTGATGGCGCAAGCGGCCAGCCTGGATCGCAAACGGCGCGCGCGCGTGATGAGCTATTTCGGCTTGGGCGAAGGGATTGGCGAAACCGTCGGGCCGATGCTGGGCGGTTTTTTGTGGCAGCATTGGGGCGTGGCGGTGATGTTGGGCGTGCGCGTGGGGATGGCGGTGGTGGCGGAGATTTATGCGGTGGTGGTGGCGCGGGGCGCGAATGCGAAATCTGACTAG